AGGCCAAAAACCATGGTACGTGAAGACGGTAAGCGAAACTTCGCCTTGCGCGATTCCGACGGTACCGAAGAGAGCGTCTTCTCGGGGAACACCCCGAGACAGGCGGCGCTGAAAGCGGCTCGACGGCTCGAGCCGGCCCCGAGTGAGGACGACGCGGAGATGACCGAACTCAGGCTCCGCGAGAAAGGCACCAGCAAGGTTCACATCTACGACGGCTGGGCCTGGGAGGAGACGGCTCCGGACGACAAACCCGACTGGATGCCCGGCGAGATCACCGAGGCGAACGTCTCGAAGAAGGGCATCGAGCACCTCGACGAGTAGTGGGACTGCCGACGAATTCTACCCTTCGAGCATCGTGCAACAGTCGAGCGTCGGGTTCGATACGCGATCGCTCTCGACGCGCTTTTCCCACCCTGCCTGCTACAGAGCGACATGATCGCAGTCACGCTGGGTCCCGAAGGAACGTATTCCCATCGAGCGACGCGCGCGGTGGCCGACGAGATCGACTTCCGGCAGTCGGTCACCGAGATCGTCGACGCGGTCGCAAGCGGCGAGTACGACCGCGGCGTCATCCCCGTCGAGAACAGCATCGAAGGAAGCGTCACCGAGAGCCTGGATGCCGTCGCCGAGTACGACGTCGCCGTCGTCCGTGAGATCGTCACGCCGATCCGTCACGCCCTGCTCGCCCAGCGCGCCGACTTCGAGACGGTCGCCAGCCACTCCCAGGCGCTCGCCCAGTGTCGTTCCTACCTCGAGTCGGCGTATCCCGACGCCACGCTCGAGGCCGTCGCGAGCACGGCCAAGGGCGTCGAGCGCGCCCGGGACGATCCGACAGTCGCCGGCATCGGCCACCCCGACAACGCCGGCGACGGCATCGAGGTGCTCGCCGAGGACATCCAGGACCAGACGTCGAACGCGACGCGATTTTTCGCGCTCGCGCCCGTCGAGGAGCGCTCGGAAGCCGGCGGAAAGACCTCGCTCGTCATCTACCCGAACGCGAACTACCCCGGGATGTTGCTCGAGTTGCTCAAACCGTTCGCAGAGCGCGACATCAACCTCACGCGCCTCGAGTCGCGACCGAGCGGGACGCGACTGGGCGACTACCTCTTTCACTTCGACGTCGACGCCGGGCTGTACGAGGAACGGACGAAAGCGGCGCTGGCCGACCTCGAGGAGCTCGTACCTAACGGCTGGGTCCGTCGGCTCGGTTCATACGACATCGAACACGTCGTGGAGTGACCCCTCGGTCGTGGCCAGGCGGTGGGCGCAGCGAGTGACGCGGCGCCGCCGGTAAAAGCGAGCCGTTCTCGAGTCGAAACCCCGAAAGCCGTCGACGTCCTCCCGTCGACCATGAACGAGCAGACGGACACGGACGAGAAGACGGGAACGTTCGTCGTGACGCACGCCGAGGAGGCGTCGGCGATGATTCGCGACGTCGATACCGCCCAGGTCCACACGCTCTCGTCGAACCCCGGCCTCGAGGCGCGTGACGTCCTCGAGGCGACCGTGGCGCCGGAGCCGCCCCTCGAGGTTACGTGGCAGGTGGTCGACGTCGAGTCACGGCGGCAGGTCGACGTGATCGACAGCGACCTCGAGCCGACGCAGGCGTCGCAGGAGACCGCGGCGGACGCCGACGTCGGCGACGTCGTGCGGAGCGAGCGAGCCGGACGGGGCGAGATCCACGTCCTCGCAGTCCCGCCGGAGGGAGCCGAAGAGACGGCGCGAGAGATCTGCGAGGACCTCGAGACGGTCGCGCGGGCAGCCCGACTCGAGGCGGTCCGGGTGGAGGTTCGCTGTGCGCCGGCGGCGGGCGTCGTGAGCGTTCGGTACCTGCCCGACTGACCGACGCACGTCGACCGGTCGACCGCTCGTCGAAGCCGCATACAACGTCCTTTTGCCCGTTCGCGCCGAACGACGGGACATGCCCACGGTCGAGCAGAAACTCGATGCCGCCCGCGCCGACCTCGCCGACCGCGACGGGGTGCTCGTCGCCTTCTCCGGCGGGGTGGACTCGAGCGCCGTCGCCGCGATCGCCCACGACGCCCTCGGCGAGCGAGCGGTCGCCTGCACGGCGAGAAGCGAGACGCTCCCCGAAGCCGAACTCGCCGAGGCGAGACGGGTCGCCGACGAGATCGGCATCCGTCACGAGATCGTCGAGTTCTCCGAACTCGAGAGCGACGACTTCGTCCGGAACGACGACCAGCGGTGCTATCACTGTCGGACGATGCGACTCGGCGAGATGTTCGAGGCCGCCCGCGAGCTCGGAATCGAGACGGTCTGTGACGGGACGAACGCCGACGATCCGAACGCGGGCCACCGGCCGGGACTGCAGGCGGTCGAGGAACTCGCCGTCCACTCGCCGCTGCTGGCCCACGACATCGGCAAGGACGAGGTGCGAGAGATCGCCGACCGCTACGGCCTCTCGGTCGCCGAGAAACCCTCGATGGCCTGTCTCTCCTCGCGCATCCCGACGGGCCTCGAGGTGACCGAAGAACGGCTGAGCCGCGTCGAACGCGCCGAGACCCTCCTTCGAACCTGGGGCTTTCGGCGCTTTCGCGTCCGCGACCACGACGGCCTCGCTCGCATCGAGGTCGCTCCCGACGAACTCGAGGACGCACTCGACCCCGCCTTCGTCGAGGCGGCCCGCGAGGAGCTGACGCGGATCGGCTTCGAGTACGTCACCCTCGACCTCCACGGCTACCGCACCGGCAGCGTTAGCCCCGGCGGGGAGTCACCAACCGTCGACGATCGGGACCGTGCCGAGTCGGAACTCGACGACAGCTGACGTGCGTCCAGTTGTCCTCGAGTGAACCGACGTATTAGTAAGTGTATTTGGACTTTTTAGACACGATAGCGTACGTTCGTGCGCTATCCTCTGGTTCAGGTGGACAATATTGTCATAACAGGCCGATTTCTATACGTACTCGGTGTATCCGCCATCGATGACCGAGGACCTCCCGTCCGCGTGGTGCTGCGACGGAACCGACACCTATCGGCCGACCCCGGGTGCACGACCCCGACGGTTCACGACGTACGTCCACGACACCGGCGACGTCTCGCTACGGATCGCTCCGGCGACGCTCGCGGCGCTCGAGCGACCGGGCTACGAACTCGCCGTTACGACGTTCCCCGGACTCGAGTTCGAGCAGCGCGAGGTGGTCAGGACGGCGACGACGCACGAAAGCTGTGACCGATTCGCCCGCAAGTTCATGTCGCTGTTCGAGGGCGTCTGCGAGCGTCCGGCCGACGTCGAGTCGGCGGTCGCGTACGCGACCGAACACCTGAAGCCCTCGAGCGCGAACGACGACGTCGTCGTTCCGACGACGGAGTGACGATCACCGATCTCGACCGGTAAGCAACGGTCGATCGTCCGGTCGAGACGCGACGTGGTCACTCCCGGCCGGTCCACTTGAGCAGGAGCAGGGTCCCCTCGAACAGCAGGATCATCACGATCGCCACGATGATCGGCGCCATCATCGTCGGGTCGACGGTGAACATGAACGCGAGCCCGAAGAAGGCCGCCCAGAAGTAGAGGCGCTTCTCGGCGAGCCACGCACGCGTCGTGACGCCCATCATGATCGCGAGCATGATAAAGAGCGGGATCTGGAAGACGATCGCCAGAAAGCCCGTGAGCGTGATGATCAGCCCGAACGTCTCGCCGAGTGCGTAGGCGATCTCGGCGCTGCCTTCGGCGTAGAAGGTAAAGTACGAGAAGAGGATCGGCAGGACGACGACGAACGAAAAGAGCATCCCGACCCCCGCGAGGACGACGCTCGTCGGCACCGCCGCGAGGTAGTACTTGCGCTCGTGGGGGTAGAGGCCAGGCCGCATGAACAGGTAACACTGGTAGACGAACACGGGCAACGCGACGATGATGCCGAGCAGCGCGGCGACCTTGATCCGGGTCAGCCACAGCTCGAGTGGGTAGTAGATGTGCGCCGGCTCGTCGACGCCCGCGGGGAAGACCCGGCTCCAGATGATGTCGATCGCCTCGGTCGCTCCGAGGAGTCCGATCGCGGTGAACGCCGAGCCGACGAGGAGAACGACCGCGAGCCGCAGGATCATCTCCTCGATGTGGTCGGCCAGCGGCATCTCCTCGTCGTCCGGCGGGGTCGAGATGCCGCCGATATCGTCGTCCGGGTCCGGGAAGGTGGGCTCGTCACGGTCGCGCTCGGGAAGGTCGTCGGCGAGTCCTTCGCCGTCGGTCTTCGCCTCGCGCGGCTCGGAGTCGGCGTCAGTCGCGTCGTCGGCGGTGGTGGACTCGTCACTCCCCTCGGCCGCTTCGGCCCACTCGTCAGGGTCCTGGGACGCCTCCTCGTCGAGCGAGGCCTCCGACTCTCTGGGCTCGCCGGCGTCAGCACCCTCGTCCGACTCGTCCGCCATCTATCGAGAGATAGATAGGCCGCCAGTTATAGGCCTTTTTCTTACGATCACACACAGCAAGCGAGAACGCGACGCCAGCAGGCGGTTCCGACGGGGCGGTCAAACGGAGGCCTCGGGCGGTCAGCACCCATCGCTCCTCGAGTGGCGACTCCGTACGGCCGGCGAACCGTTCGCCACCCGACTGACGGCCACCGTCACCGACCGAGGCGACGTCCAACCGACGGTCACCTTCATCGGACCGAGACGACGTCGAGCGTCTCGAGCGCGAGGCCAGCGAATCGCTAGCCGACGGCGGTCGGTACTCGCGTACTCGAAAGGTTGATAACTGGATGTAAGTTATCCACGACCACCAAATGAGTTCGACCGTCGGCGAAGAGACGGTTCAGGCGGTCAGCGCTGGCCGTGAAACTCTCGGGGCGATCTTCTCGAGTGCACAGGCGCACCTCCAGAAGATCTTCATCGTCTTCGTCATCGGCTTCATCGGCTCGTTTTACGCCCTGCGGATCTGGATCTGGGACTTCCTCGAGGCGACGGCGAAAGCGGAGATGGCTCCCGAGGTCGCGGAAGCGACCGACCTCATCACGCGAACTCCGTTCGAAGTGATCCTCCTGCAGGCGAAGATCGGCCTGATCGTCGGGATCATCCTCGCCATCCCCGCCGTCCTCTACTTCTCCCGCGAGGCGCTTCGCCGACGAGGAATCCAGTCGGTCGTCCCGATCTCCCGGGCCTACATGGCCGGCTTCGCGGCGACGGCGTTTCTCCTCTTCTGGGGCGGCGTGATCTACGCCTACGCCGTCTTCTTCCCGTACGCGTTTGGCTTCCTGGGCGACGTCACGTACGAAACGGGAGTCAAGCCGAGTTTCGGCATCACCGAGTTCACCGAATTCATCGCTCTCCTGACGCTCTCGTTTGGCCTCGCCGCCCAGCTCCCGCTGTTCATGAGCGTCCTCTCGTACACGGAGATCGTCCGGTACGAGACGTTCCGGGACAAGTGGCGTTACGCGATCATCGGCATCTTCGTCTTCGGCGCGTTCTTCTCGCCCCCGGACCCGTTCACGCAGATCATGTGGGCGGCGCCGCTGATCGTCCTCTACGTGTTCAGCCTCGGCCTGGCGAAGCTCGTCACCAACATCCGACGGAAGGGAGCCGCACAGACCGGAAGCGGAACCGCTCTCGTGAAACGGCGAACGCTCCAGTTCGGCGTCGTCCTGGGGCTCACGTTCGTCGCCGTCACCGCCGCCATCAACCAGGGCGCGTTCGCCCTCCTCGAGGACGAGGTCTACCCGCTGCTCGGCCGATTCGAGCCCGCCGGCCCGACCAGCCTCGAGGTGCTCGCCGCCGACCACGGACTCCTCGGCGAGGCCGCTTCGGGTCTGCTCATCGCGCTCAGCCTCGGCGTGTTCTTTCTCTTGCTCTACACGCTGAAGGTGCTCCAGAGCCCGGTCTACCCCCGCGAAGAAGCGCTGATCCACGCCACCGATCCCGACGACGTCGACTTCGAACTGCTCGACGCCGACAGCATCGACGACCTCTCGGCCGACGTCTTCCTCGCGATGGAAGAAGACCAGGCGCTCGAGCTGGCCCGCGAGGCGATGTACGACGACGACCGCGAGAAGGCCGAGGCGATCATCACCCGGTTCGACAGGCTCCAGGAGCAAGCGGCAGCCAGCGCCGCCGAGGACGGCGCCGAGGGAGACGGTGTGGCCTCGAGCGAGTCGGCAGCCGCCTCGGCCGACACAGCGGACGAATCGGAA
This portion of the Natronobeatus ordinarius genome encodes:
- a CDS encoding DUF5812 family protein; amino-acid sequence: MNEQTDTDEKTGTFVVTHAEEASAMIRDVDTAQVHTLSSNPGLEARDVLEATVAPEPPLEVTWQVVDVESRRQVDVIDSDLEPTQASQETAADADVGDVVRSERAGRGEIHVLAVPPEGAEETAREICEDLETVARAARLEAVRVEVRCAPAAGVVSVRYLPD
- a CDS encoding twin-arginine translocase subunit TatC, whose product is MADESDEGADAGEPRESEASLDEEASQDPDEWAEAAEGSDESTTADDATDADSEPREAKTDGEGLADDLPERDRDEPTFPDPDDDIGGISTPPDDEEMPLADHIEEMILRLAVVLLVGSAFTAIGLLGATEAIDIIWSRVFPAGVDEPAHIYYPLELWLTRIKVAALLGIIVALPVFVYQCYLFMRPGLYPHERKYYLAAVPTSVVLAGVGMLFSFVVVLPILFSYFTFYAEGSAEIAYALGETFGLIITLTGFLAIVFQIPLFIMLAIMMGVTTRAWLAEKRLYFWAAFFGLAFMFTVDPTMMAPIIVAIVMILLFEGTLLLLKWTGRE
- a CDS encoding twin-arginine translocase subunit TatC, which produces MSSTVGEETVQAVSAGRETLGAIFSSAQAHLQKIFIVFVIGFIGSFYALRIWIWDFLEATAKAEMAPEVAEATDLITRTPFEVILLQAKIGLIVGIILAIPAVLYFSREALRRRGIQSVVPISRAYMAGFAATAFLLFWGGVIYAYAVFFPYAFGFLGDVTYETGVKPSFGITEFTEFIALLTLSFGLAAQLPLFMSVLSYTEIVRYETFRDKWRYAIIGIFVFGAFFSPPDPFTQIMWAAPLIVLYVFSLGLAKLVTNIRRKGAAQTGSGTALVKRRTLQFGVVLGLTFVAVTAAINQGAFALLEDEVYPLLGRFEPAGPTSLEVLAADHGLLGEAASGLLIALSLGVFFLLLYTLKVLQSPVYPREEALIHATDPDDVDFELLDADSIDDLSADVFLAMEEDQALELAREAMYDDDREKAEAIITRFDRLQEQAAASAAEDGAEGDGVASSESAAASADTADESEGGLFSSTAAGMIDPFTEDETTEEDIGGYAYDLMFILRSLTSKMFRIVAVFMIVLGGSFFWMYQGGLRQILLAFLDRVPEHVLHEVAVRNEVDPEGMTLGTLIDEMGVVIALHPVEVLIFIVKVSTLAAIISILPMVCYYGWPAAKERGLVRGDRRLFIVWGGSLLAGFAFGTYLGFFWIAPAVISYLIADAINAGMVVSYRMKSFFWLVIFTTVGIGFLFNMIVTMALFHVGGIVSYRRMLWAWRPMVVAIFTVAAFVSPRGILTMLVLAIPVALTYMLGLAVLYVLTAGGRLFGGGGGRETEPEPEGGLTTD
- the larE gene encoding ATP-dependent sacrificial sulfur transferase LarE gives rise to the protein MPTVEQKLDAARADLADRDGVLVAFSGGVDSSAVAAIAHDALGERAVACTARSETLPEAELAEARRVADEIGIRHEIVEFSELESDDFVRNDDQRCYHCRTMRLGEMFEAARELGIETVCDGTNADDPNAGHRPGLQAVEELAVHSPLLAHDIGKDEVREIADRYGLSVAEKPSMACLSSRIPTGLEVTEERLSRVERAETLLRTWGFRRFRVRDHDGLARIEVAPDELEDALDPAFVEAAREELTRIGFEYVTLDLHGYRTGSVSPGGESPTVDDRDRAESELDDS
- the pheA gene encoding prephenate dehydratase — its product is MIAVTLGPEGTYSHRATRAVADEIDFRQSVTEIVDAVASGEYDRGVIPVENSIEGSVTESLDAVAEYDVAVVREIVTPIRHALLAQRADFETVASHSQALAQCRSYLESAYPDATLEAVASTAKGVERARDDPTVAGIGHPDNAGDGIEVLAEDIQDQTSNATRFFALAPVEERSEAGGKTSLVIYPNANYPGMLLELLKPFAERDINLTRLESRPSGTRLGDYLFHFDVDAGLYEERTKAALADLEELVPNGWVRRLGSYDIEHVVE
- a CDS encoding non-histone chromosomal MC1 family protein, encoding MVREDGKRNFALRDSDGTEESVFSGNTPRQAALKAARRLEPAPSEDDAEMTELRLREKGTSKVHIYDGWAWEETAPDDKPDWMPGEITEANVSKKGIEHLDE